The proteins below come from a single Cylindrospermopsis raciborskii Cr2010 genomic window:
- the psbB gene encoding photosystem II chlorophyll-binding protein CP47, with translation MGLPWYRVHTVVLNDPGRLISVHLMHTALVAGWAGSMALYELAVYDPSDPVLNPMWRQGMFVLPFMARLGVTESWGGWSVTGGTAVDPGFWSFEGVAAAHIVLSGLLFLAAVWHWVYWDLELFRDPRTGESALDLPKMFGIHLFLSGLLCFGFGAFHLTGLFGPGMWVSDAYGLTGSIQPVAPEWGPAGFNPFNPGGVVAHHIAAGVVGIIAGLFHLSVRPPERLYKALRMGNIETVLSSSIAAVFFAAFVVAGTMWYGNATTPIELFGPTRYQWDQGYFRQEIQRRVQSSVAGGATLTEAWSQIPEKLAFYDYVGNSPAKGGLFRTGPMVKGDGIAQSWQGHAVFTDSEGRELTVRRLPNFFETFPVILTDKDGVVRADIPFRRAESRYSFEQTGVTVSFYGGNLNGQTFTDPADVKKYARKAQGGEIFEFDRETLGSDGVFRTSPRGWFTFGHAVFALLFFFGHIWHGARTIYRDVFAGVEADLEEQVEWGLFQKLGDKTTRVRKEA, from the coding sequence ATGGGACTACCTTGGTACCGAGTACATACAGTGGTGCTGAACGATCCAGGCCGACTGATTTCCGTACACTTAATGCACACAGCCTTAGTTGCTGGCTGGGCTGGTTCAATGGCACTCTATGAATTAGCTGTTTACGATCCTAGTGATCCTGTTCTCAACCCGATGTGGCGACAAGGGATGTTCGTATTACCCTTCATGGCACGTTTGGGTGTAACCGAATCCTGGGGCGGTTGGAGCGTAACAGGTGGTACAGCAGTAGATCCTGGCTTCTGGTCATTTGAAGGCGTAGCTGCTGCTCATATAGTTCTCTCCGGTCTATTATTCCTAGCTGCTGTTTGGCACTGGGTTTATTGGGATTTGGAACTGTTTAGAGATCCCCGCACTGGCGAATCTGCTTTAGATTTGCCAAAAATGTTTGGCATTCATTTGTTCTTATCCGGTTTACTTTGTTTTGGATTTGGTGCTTTCCATCTCACTGGTCTATTTGGTCCAGGAATGTGGGTTTCTGATGCTTATGGTTTAACTGGCAGTATTCAACCAGTAGCACCTGAATGGGGACCAGCAGGCTTTAACCCCTTTAACCCTGGTGGTGTTGTGGCTCACCATATTGCTGCAGGGGTGGTAGGTATTATTGCCGGACTATTCCACCTATCGGTTAGACCACCGGAAAGGCTCTACAAAGCTCTACGGATGGGTAATATCGAAACCGTACTTTCCAGCAGTATTGCAGCAGTGTTCTTTGCCGCTTTCGTAGTAGCAGGAACAATGTGGTATGGAAATGCAACTACACCCATTGAACTGTTTGGACCTACCCGCTACCAGTGGGATCAAGGATACTTCCGACAAGAGATTCAACGTCGTGTGCAATCCAGTGTAGCTGGTGGTGCGACTTTAACAGAAGCATGGTCACAAATCCCTGAAAAGTTAGCTTTTTACGACTATGTGGGTAATAGTCCGGCTAAAGGTGGATTATTCCGCACAGGTCCTATGGTTAAGGGTGATGGCATTGCCCAATCTTGGCAAGGTCATGCAGTATTCACAGATTCGGAAGGAAGGGAACTGACTGTTCGTCGTCTACCTAACTTCTTTGAAACCTTCCCTGTGATTTTGACCGATAAGGATGGGGTTGTCCGCGCTGACATTCCTTTCCGTCGGGCGGAATCCAGATACAGCTTTGAGCAAACGGGTGTAACTGTTAGCTTCTACGGTGGTAATTTGAATGGTCAAACATTCACAGACCCTGCTGATGTGAAGAAATATGCTCGGAAAGCTCAAGGTGGGGAAATTTTTGAATTCGACCGTGAAACCTTGGGATCTGATGGTGTGTTCCGCACCTCTCCTAGAGGTTGGTTTACCTTCGGTCACGCTGTATTTGCTCTCTTATTCTTCTTTGGTCACATCTGGCATGGTGCTAGAACTATCTACCGCGATGTATTCGCAGGTGTGGAAGCGGATCTAGAAGAACAAGTAGAGTGGGGTCTATTCCAAAAATTGGGTGATAAGACCACTCGTGTTCGCAAGGAAGCTTAA
- a CDS encoding photosystem II reaction center protein T, translating into MESVAYILILALAIGVLFFAIAFREPPRFERKPKE; encoded by the coding sequence ATGGAAAGCGTTGCATACATTTTAATTTTGGCTTTAGCAATAGGTGTTCTATTCTTTGCGATCGCCTTTCGTGAACCTCCTCGCTTTGAAAGAAAACCCAAAGAGTAA
- a CDS encoding ABC transporter substrate-binding protein: MAITKFFRWLGKPVKFLSLFSLCFLLTISCSPTQHSNTPPQNLSADARITIGTTAKPRTLDPADAYELASLGLIFNMSDRLYTYNPGSTEIQPQLATSLPKVSADGLTYTIPLRKDVVFHDGTPFNAKAMEFSIQRFIENKGKPSFLLSDTIDSVKATKEHELTIRLKKPFAAFPALLAFSGVCPVSPKSYQIGAGKFQPNIFVGTGPYKLQEYGADSLKFDVFDQYWGEKPANKGINVQIQSSPVNLFNAFKTGAFDVAYLSLQPDQIRSLEEGAKTGNWQAITAQGSVVSYMVLNRNQQPLDQPEVRKAIASLVNRSLLNDRVLYGQADPLYSMIPTTFNVSQPLFKNKYGDGEFDRAKNLLTAAGFSVEKPAKIQVWYPSSSPTRSLVAQTLKSLADTKMGGILQLEIKTVEGATFFKEISKGSYPIALLDWYPDFLDPDNYVQPFLACEQGSESKGCEKGGSQTQGAFYYSQTMNKLIDQQRQEQNPEARKKIFNQIQNLVLEDVPYIPLWQNKDYVFAQKGVNNVQLDPTQNLIYKNIKK; this comes from the coding sequence ATGGCCATAACTAAGTTTTTCCGCTGGTTAGGGAAACCAGTTAAATTTCTATCCCTATTCTCTTTGTGCTTCTTACTGACCATTAGCTGTAGTCCCACTCAGCATTCCAATACCCCTCCCCAGAATCTTTCCGCTGATGCTCGCATTACCATAGGCACTACTGCCAAACCAAGAACTCTTGACCCCGCTGATGCTTATGAGTTAGCATCCCTGGGTTTAATTTTTAATATGAGCGATCGCCTGTATACGTATAATCCAGGTAGCACGGAAATTCAACCACAACTGGCTACTTCTTTACCTAAAGTTAGTGCGGATGGGTTAACATATACCATACCTTTGCGTAAAGATGTGGTTTTTCACGATGGTACTCCCTTTAACGCTAAAGCTATGGAATTCAGTATTCAGCGGTTTATAGAAAATAAGGGTAAACCCTCGTTTTTACTTTCTGATACTATAGACTCAGTAAAAGCAACTAAGGAACATGAATTAACAATTAGGTTAAAAAAACCTTTTGCCGCTTTTCCTGCTTTATTAGCCTTTTCGGGGGTGTGTCCGGTATCACCTAAATCCTATCAAATTGGGGCGGGTAAATTCCAACCTAATATATTTGTGGGAACTGGTCCATATAAACTCCAAGAATATGGGGCGGATTCGTTAAAATTTGATGTTTTTGACCAATATTGGGGAGAAAAACCGGCAAATAAGGGGATTAACGTACAAATTCAATCTAGTCCCGTCAACCTGTTTAATGCCTTTAAAACAGGGGCGTTTGACGTTGCTTATTTGTCATTACAACCAGATCAAATTCGCAGTTTAGAAGAGGGAGCAAAAACAGGAAATTGGCAAGCAATAACTGCTCAAGGTAGTGTAGTTAGTTATATGGTACTCAATAGAAATCAACAACCCCTAGATCAACCAGAAGTACGAAAGGCGATCGCTTCATTAGTCAATCGTTCCCTATTGAACGACAGGGTGTTATATGGTCAAGCGGATCCGCTTTATAGCATGATTCCGACAACATTTAATGTTTCCCAACCATTATTTAAAAACAAATATGGTGATGGAGAATTTGACCGAGCCAAAAACCTGTTAACTGCTGCGGGATTCTCTGTAGAAAAGCCAGCCAAAATTCAAGTTTGGTATCCTTCCAGTTCACCTACCCGCAGTTTAGTGGCACAAACCTTAAAATCCCTAGCTGACACCAAAATGGGTGGAATATTACAACTAGAAATTAAAACTGTAGAAGGAGCAACATTCTTCAAAGAAATTTCTAAAGGTTCCTATCCCATAGCCCTATTAGATTGGTATCCGGACTTTTTAGATCCCGATAACTATGTCCAACCATTTTTGGCATGTGAGCAAGGTTCAGAAAGCAAAGGTTGTGAAAAAGGTGGTAGTCAAACCCAAGGAGCTTTTTATTATAGCCAAACCATGAATAAATTGATTGATCAACAGCGTCAAGAGCAGAATCCAGAAGCCAGAAAGAAAATATTTAATCAGATTCAGAACCTGGTTTTAGAAGATGTTCCTTATATTCCCCTATGGCAAAATAAAGATTATGTTTTTGCCCAAAAAGGTGTGAACAACGTCCAACTTGATCCCACTCAGAATCTGATTTACAAAAACATCAAAAAATAA